In Granulicella mallensis MP5ACTX8, the sequence CTCGAAAAAGCCGGATAACGGTAATCAGAGCTATTTAGCGATACGAAAAGGGCTGAAGGCTGGATTTCCTGGTTATTAACCAGGAAATCCAGCCTTCAGCCCTTAAATTTTTCTTCGGCCTAACGGGCTATTGGCCATAAATCGTCGTCCCATGTGCAATTCCCCGCCCCGGAGTGCGCGTACAATTTCCTCCATGCCGGGCTCGCGCATCGTTCCTGCGTGATGCACGTCTAATCGGGAGACCTTATGACTAACGACGAACGCAATCTACTCAACGGCGCTCAACGCAAACTCCCGATGATGCCCATCCGCGAGATGGTCATCTTCCCTCACATGATGGCTCCCTTCGTCGTCGGCCGCGAATCCAGCGTCCGCGCCCTCGAAGAAGCCCTCAACGGAGACCGCCGCATCTTCCTCGCGACGCAGCATGACGCCGCTGTCGATGAACCCACCGCCGAAGACATCTACACCGTCGGTGTCATCGGCAACATCGTCCAGTCCGTGCGCATGCCCGACGGCAATATCAAGGTGCTGGTCGAAGGCGTCGAGCGCGCTCGCGCCAGTGCGGTGAACGACGACGATGGCTTCTTTGTGGCCACCGTGCGCACCTCGCTCGTCGAGCTCACGCCCACTCCGCAGACCGAGCAGCTCGTCGTCCGCGTGCACCAGCTCTTCGATCAGTACAACAAGCTCCAGCAGTCGCTCAACCAGGAGACGACAGCGGCGCTGCGCACGGACGAGCCCGCCAAGCTGGCGGACGTCATCGCCGCAAACCTCCAGCTCTCCATCGAAGAGAAGCAGCAGATCCTCGAAGTCTTCGATCCCGAGGTACGTCTCTCGCGCATCGCCGACACTCTCGACATCGCCATCGAGAAGCTGAACATGGACCGCACCATCTCCTCACGGGTAAAGCGCCAGATGGAACGCGCCCAGAAGGAGTACTACCTCAACGAGAAAATCAAGGCCATCCAGAAGGAGCTCGGCCGCGGCGAGAAGTCCGAGTTCGATGAGCTGAAGAAGAAGATCGAAGAAGCTGGCATGACCGCCGAGGTCAAGGAAAAGGCCCTGCAGGAGCTGAAGAAGCTCGAAGCCATGCCGCCGATGTCCGCCGAGTCCACCGTCTCGCGCAACTACCTCGACTGGCTGCTCGCCGTGCCCTGGAAGAAGCGCAGCAAGGAGATTCGCTCCATCGCAAACGCGGAGCAGACCCTCAACGAAGACCACTACGGCCTCGAGAAGATCAAAGACCGCATCCTGGAGTTCCTTGCGGTACGCCAGTTGGTAAAGAATCCGAAGGGCTCGATCCTCTGCTTTGCCGGACCTCCGGGCGTCGGCAAGACCTCGCTTGGCATGTCCATCGCAAAGGCTACCGGCCGCAAGTTCGTACGTATGTCGCTCGGCGGCGTGCGTGACGAGGCCGAGATTCGCGGGCATCGCCGCACTTACATCGGCGCTCTACCGGGGCAGATCATCCAGTCGATGAAGAAGGCCGGCACCAAGAACCCGGTCATCATGCTCGACGAGATCGACAAGATGGCCTCGGACTTCCGCGGCGATCCAGCCAGTGCCCTGCTCGAAGTGCTCGACCCCGAGCAGAACAACACCTTCCAGGATCACTACCTCGACGTCGAATACGACCTGTCCCAGGTTCTCTTCGTCGCTACGGCGAACGTCCTGCACACCATTCCCGGCCCGCTGCAGGACCGCATGGAGATCCTGCGTCTCACCGGCTACACCGAAGTCGAGAAGCTCGAGATCGCCAAGCAGTACCTGGTGAAGAAGCAGCTCGAAGCCACCGGCCTCAACGCCGAGCAGATCAGCTTCACCGACGATGCCCTGCGGGAGATCATCCGCAACTACACACGCGAGGCCGGCGTCCGCAACCTGGAGCGCGAGATCGGCAA encodes:
- the lon gene encoding endopeptidase La; the encoded protein is MTNDERNLLNGAQRKLPMMPIREMVIFPHMMAPFVVGRESSVRALEEALNGDRRIFLATQHDAAVDEPTAEDIYTVGVIGNIVQSVRMPDGNIKVLVEGVERARASAVNDDDGFFVATVRTSLVELTPTPQTEQLVVRVHQLFDQYNKLQQSLNQETTAALRTDEPAKLADVIAANLQLSIEEKQQILEVFDPEVRLSRIADTLDIAIEKLNMDRTISSRVKRQMERAQKEYYLNEKIKAIQKELGRGEKSEFDELKKKIEEAGMTAEVKEKALQELKKLEAMPPMSAESTVSRNYLDWLLAVPWKKRSKEIRSIANAEQTLNEDHYGLEKIKDRILEFLAVRQLVKNPKGSILCFAGPPGVGKTSLGMSIAKATGRKFVRMSLGGVRDEAEIRGHRRTYIGALPGQIIQSMKKAGTKNPVIMLDEIDKMASDFRGDPASALLEVLDPEQNNTFQDHYLDVEYDLSQVLFVATANVLHTIPGPLQDRMEILRLTGYTEVEKLEIAKQYLVKKQLEATGLNAEQISFTDDALREIIRNYTREAGVRNLEREIGNLCRKVARKVVENSAHTIVVTPEVLNDLLGVARYRDSQVQEKSEVGLVTGLAWTEMGGSILQTEVQVLDGKGKMTATGQLGDVMQESAQAALTYIRSRSQHLGLPRDFYRSIDIHVHVPEGAIPKDGPSAGITLATALASALTKIAVRRDIAMTGEITLRGKVLPIGGLKEKLLAAHRAGIFEAILPADNRKDLADFPELIKSTMKLHWVEQMDEVLEIALTSKLPKLAEELPEALADAVPLIPPSHEASANISPHQ